In Pirellulales bacterium, the following proteins share a genomic window:
- a CDS encoding EutN/CcmL family microcompartment protein, whose product MQLGLVVGTATATVKHSTLQGWKLLIVQPLMADGRQPDGDPQLTVDKLGAGVGQRVLMNSEGRAIREMMQAESAPVRWSVLGIVDD is encoded by the coding sequence ATGCAACTCGGCCTCGTCGTCGGCACTGCCACCGCCACGGTCAAGCATTCCACGCTGCAGGGCTGGAAGCTGCTGATCGTGCAGCCGCTTATGGCCGATGGTCGGCAGCCCGATGGCGACCCGCAATTGACCGTCGACAAATTGGGCGCCGGCGTCGGGCAGCGCGTGTTGATGAACAGCGAAGGCCGTGCCATCCGCGAAATGATGCAGGCCGAATCAGCCCCCGTCCGCTGGAGCGTATTGGGAATTGTGGACGACTGA
- a CDS encoding RpiB/LacA/LacB family sugar-phosphate isomerase translates to MPHSEDQVEQIVHAVLARLGNAASAASTPHGELVLNDNVVSAATLANRLDGIQRVVVTARAVVTPAARDILKEKNVTLVRTLQAKAAASVQLVLAHTEAKKGTNYDCTDLIRQLQQRGVEVEQLPTGQAGKVTHELAEAVSRGKKLGVLLTDQVAAALCAANRRRGVRAATAANRGEVYDVMQNLGVNLLVVDSVRRSGPEVQRIVEAFAATPSQACPAEWKPWLE, encoded by the coding sequence ATGCCGCACTCGGAAGACCAAGTCGAACAAATTGTGCACGCCGTGCTTGCGCGGCTGGGCAATGCTGCCTCGGCTGCTTCAACCCCGCATGGCGAACTCGTGCTGAACGACAATGTCGTCAGCGCGGCGACCTTAGCCAATCGCTTGGACGGCATACAACGGGTGGTCGTAACCGCCCGCGCGGTGGTAACGCCGGCGGCGCGCGATATCCTCAAAGAAAAAAACGTCACTCTTGTTCGAACATTACAAGCCAAAGCTGCGGCGTCGGTGCAGTTGGTGCTGGCCCACACCGAAGCAAAAAAAGGGACGAATTACGATTGCACAGATTTAATTCGCCAACTCCAACAGCGCGGCGTCGAAGTGGAACAACTGCCAACAGGCCAAGCCGGAAAAGTCACTCACGAATTGGCCGAGGCCGTCAGTCGCGGCAAAAAATTAGGCGTCTTGCTGACCGATCAAGTGGCCGCCGCTTTATGCGCAGCCAATCGCCGTCGCGGCGTGCGGGCAGCCACAGCCGCCAATCGCGGCGAGGTGTACGACGTGATGCAAAACCTCGGCGTAAACTTGCTGGTGGTCGATTCCGTGCGGCGCAGTGGCCCGGAGGTGCAACGCATCGTGGAAGCCTTCGCCGCAACACCCTCGCAAGCTTGCCCGGCCGAATGGAAACCGTGGCTTGAGTGA
- a CDS encoding EutN/CcmL family microcompartment protein has protein sequence MRIGKTIGRVTLVRSHPLLAGGSYRLAVPQLLANLLCTSQTMAEELVVYDELGAADGMHIAITEGPEAAQPFHPETKPIDAYNAAILDHIEIKTMQ, from the coding sequence ATGCGAATTGGCAAAACCATTGGCCGAGTCACACTGGTCCGCAGTCATCCGCTGCTGGCAGGCGGATCTTACCGTTTGGCAGTTCCGCAATTGCTGGCGAATTTGCTCTGCACTTCGCAAACCATGGCCGAAGAACTGGTCGTGTACGACGAACTCGGCGCCGCCGACGGTATGCACATCGCCATCACCGAAGGGCCGGAAGCCGCACAGCCGTTTCATCCCGAAACCAAACCCATCGACGCCTACAACGCAGCCATTTTAGATCACATCGAAATTAAAACGATGCAGTAG
- a CDS encoding class II aldolase/adducin family protein has translation MNIHQLKLEICDIGRRIYNKGFAAGNDGNISYRLSEKEVLCTPTLISKGNMQPEDLCIVDMSGKQLSGKRKRSSEILLHLTILRERPDMKSVVHCHPPHATAFAVAREPIPQCVLPEIEVFLGDVPITQYKTPGSQEFADTVLPFVKNANVMILANHGTVSCGETVERAYWWTEILDAYCNILMMARGLGKINYFTKEETQELLNLKQKWGFKDARLNPEMQNCDICANDVFRESWNATGVQRRAFEAPPAMKPESNLTAAGSHTSGPGNIDQEALVKLITDRVMAALASK, from the coding sequence ATGAACATTCATCAACTCAAGCTCGAAATTTGCGACATCGGCCGGCGGATTTACAACAAGGGCTTTGCCGCCGGCAACGACGGAAATATCAGCTACCGATTGTCGGAAAAAGAAGTCCTCTGCACGCCCACCCTCATTTCCAAAGGCAACATGCAGCCGGAGGATTTGTGCATTGTCGACATGAGCGGCAAGCAGCTTTCCGGCAAGCGAAAGCGCAGCAGCGAAATTCTGCTGCACCTCACCATTTTGCGCGAACGGCCTGATATGAAAAGCGTCGTTCACTGCCATCCGCCGCACGCCACCGCATTTGCCGTGGCCCGCGAACCCATACCGCAGTGCGTGCTGCCGGAAATTGAAGTCTTCCTGGGCGACGTCCCCATCACGCAGTACAAAACGCCGGGCAGCCAGGAATTCGCCGACACCGTGCTGCCGTTTGTGAAAAACGCCAATGTGATGATTCTGGCCAATCACGGCACCGTCAGTTGCGGCGAAACAGTGGAACGGGCTTACTGGTGGACTGAAATTTTGGACGCCTACTGCAACATTTTGATGATGGCCCGCGGCCTGGGCAAAATCAATTATTTCACGAAGGAGGAAACCCAGGAGCTGCTGAATTTGAAGCAGAAATGGGGCTTCAAAGACGCCCGCCTGAATCCGGAAATGCAAAATTGCGATATTTGCGCCAATGATGTGTTCCGCGAAAGTTGGAATGCCACCGGCGTGCAGCGCCGAGCTTTCGAAGCGCCCCCGGCAATGAAGCCTGAATCGAACCTCACCGCCGCGGGATCACACACGTCCGGCCCCGGCAACATCGATCAAGAAGCGCTCGTGAAATTGATTACCGACCGTGTCATGGCGGCGCTAGCAAGCAAATGA